The following coding sequences lie in one Rutidosis leptorrhynchoides isolate AG116_Rl617_1_P2 chromosome 4, CSIRO_AGI_Rlap_v1, whole genome shotgun sequence genomic window:
- the LOC139843580 gene encoding probable serine/threonine-protein kinase WNK5, with product MYKTRCVDSVRGAKSDLGYAEMDPSCRYGRFKDILGKGATKTVYKAFDEVLAIEVAWNQVKLNDVFRSPEELQRLYSEVHLLKNLNHSSIMKFYTTWIDTEKRTFNFITEMFTAGSLREYRQKYKRVHIRAIKDWARQILEGLSYLHSQNPPVIHRDLKCDNIFINGHLGQVKIGDLGLAATLCESKHAHSVIGTPEFMAPEMYEEDYNELVDIYSFGMCMLEMLTSEYPYSECSNPAQIYKKVSSGKLPKAFYELECGEALRFVGKCLENASCRPSARELLLDPFLNDKDDEQIMNIPKTPSQKSTIIPKIAEKVPSSIVNHPEKTTNMTITGSMNPEDDSINLKVFISDKTGKAKNIYFPFDIESDTAHDVATEMVKELDIQDWEPFHIAEMIDTEIRRLIPTWKKGSIIMDSLKNLNIHSFCYDEDEDDDDDDNYTPHPFHSPSSQSSSQVSPSSLYSSFDAVHDNHSHNIMRVDLTQGNIHMIDDDTSSQSSLNSYNYSNFTYSSDHENDHHSSSFVSQDPEHDVKTKNFRRFGGEETIRCNKPTVKRAGSVVDIRSQLLHRSLVEQIHKRRLFKTVAAIENIGFHEPVC from the exons TTCAAGGATATTTTGGGAAAAGGAGCAACAAAGACAGTTTACAAGGCATTTGATGAGGTTTTAGCAATAGAAGTGGCATGGAATCAGGTGAAACTCAACGATGTGTTCCGTTCACCGGAAGAGCTTCAACGCCTTTATTCCGAAGTCCATCTCCTAAAGAACCTCAATCACTCCTCCATAATGAAATTTTACACCACTTGGATCGATACCGAAAAAAGGACTTTTAACTTCATAACAGAAATGTTCACCGCAGGCAGCCTCAGAGA GTACAGACAGAAATATAAGCGAGTGCAcatacgagcaattaaagattggGCTCGCCAAATATTGGAAGGACTATCGTATTTGCATAGCCAAAATCCTCCGGTCATTCATCGGGATCTAAAATGTGATAATATCTTCATCAATGGCCATCTTGGTCAAGTAAAGATTGGTGATCTGGGTTTAGCCGCTACTCTTTGTGAATCAAAACATGCTCATAGTGTCATAG GGACGCCTGAATTTATGGCACCAGAAATGTACGAAGAAGATTATAATGAGCTTGTGGACATATATTCATTTGGAATGTGTATGCTGGAAATGCTTACGTCAGAATATCCTTACAGCGAATGCTCCAACCCGGCTCAAATTTACAAGAAAGTCAGCTCG GGAAAGTTGCCAAAAGCATTTTATGAGCTCGAATGTGGTGAAGCTCTACGATTTGTGGGGAAATGTCTTGAAAATGCTTCGTGCAGGCCATCTGCTAGAGAGCTTTTGTTGGATCCGTTTCTTAACGATAAAGACGATGAGCAAATAATGAACATCCCAAAAACGCCTTCACAAAAGTCAACTATTATTCCGAAAATAGCTGAAAAGGTGCCGTCTTCGATAGTCAATCATCCAGAAAAGACTACTAATATGACGATCACTGGCTCCATGAATCCAGAAGATGATTCAATCAACCTCAAAGTATTCATCTCAGACAAAACTG GTAAAGCAAAGAACATATACTTTCCATTCGACATTGAAAGTGACACAGCACATGATGTTGCAACTGAAATGGTGAAGGAATTGGATATTCAGGATTGGGAGCCGTTTCATATTGCTGAGATGATCGATACGGAGATTAGGCGTTTAATTCCAACATGGAAGAAAGGGTCCATAATCATGGATTCACTAAAAAACCTTAATATTCATAGTTTTTgctatgatgaagatgaagatgatgatgatgatgataactacACACCACACCCGTTCCACTCGCCATCCTCACAATCATCATCTCAAGTTTCCCCTTCGAGTCTGTATTCCTCTTTCGATGCAGTACATGATAATCATTCACACAATATCATGAGAGTTGACCTGACTCAAG GTAACATCCACATGATAGATGACGATACAAGTTCTCAAAGCTCATTAAATTCTTACAACTACTCAAACTTCACTTACTCCTCAGACCATGAAAATGATCATCATTCTAGCTCATTTGTAAGCCAAGATCCAGAACATGATGTGAAGACAAAGAATTTTAGGAGGTTCGGTGGTGAAGAGACGATAAGATGCAATAAGCCAACAGTCAAGAGGGCAGGATCGGTTGTTGATATCCGTAGCCAACTGCTACATCGGTCTCTCGTGGAGCAGATTCACAAACGCCGTTTATTCAAGACTGTGGCTGCAATTGAGAACATCGGTTTTCATGAACCGGTTTGTTAA